From the genome of Leptolyngbya iicbica LK, one region includes:
- the gcvP gene encoding aminomethyl-transferring glycine dehydrogenase codes for MLPSQTPTPVSPENTADTAAIARSAATAASPVESATTAMSEFVARHVGPRPANIQAMLAALGYDSLADLMRATVPESIRLTQGLSLEAGLSETEALAKLRAIANQNQVWRSYLGLGYANTITPPMIQRNVLENPGWYTQYTPYQPEISQGRLEALLNYQTMVTDLTGLEIANASLLDEGTAAAEAMTLSFNVRKQKAVKTFWVSADCHPQTIAVVQTRALPLGIEVVVGDHRNFDGATPVFGALVSYPATDGAVYDYTDFIEQVHAQRALVTVAADLLSLTLLKSPGEMGADIAVGNTQRFGVPLGFGGPHAAYFATLNQYARKLPGRLVGVSKDQYDKPALRLALQTREQHIRRDAATSNICTAQVLLAVIAGMYAVYHGPQGLQAIATRIHQHTVTLATALQQSGFELGTEPYFDTLRVHVGDRQADILTRAASQHINLRQLDAETLVIALDETTTAADVRDLIAVFTEQTTLPPAVVSPLVDHPLQRTSAFLTHPVFNTYHSETEMLRYMHRLQSRDLSLTAAMIPLGSCTMKLNATAEMVPITWPEFGQIHPFAPLAQAQGYLQLFQQLEAWLCEITGFSGISLQPNAGAQGEYAGLLVIREYHQQRGQSDRTVCLIPESAHGTNPASAVMAGMKVVGVKCDSQGNVDLVDLRTKAEKHSAQLAALMVTYPSTHGVFEEGIREICDIVHTHGGQVYMDGANMNAQVGLCRPADFGADVCHLNLHKTFCIPHGGGGPGVGPIGVQAHLVPYLPGHSLVETGAGQQAIGAVTAAPWGSASILPISWMYIAMMGAAGLQHATEVAILNANYIAHRLAEHYDILYTGKHGLIAHECIIDLRPFRKSAGVTVEDVAKRLIDYGFHPPTMSWPVAGTLMIEPTESESQAELDRFCDAMIAIRGEIEAIATGQIDAEQNPLKLAPHTAEDLVAAWQRPYDRRQAIFPTRWTQENKFWPAVNRIDQAYGDRNLMCACLPMDAYRD; via the coding sequence TTGTTGCCTAGCCAAACCCCGACTCCTGTATCCCCTGAAAATACGGCAGATACCGCCGCGATCGCGCGCTCTGCTGCGACAGCTGCCTCCCCAGTCGAATCGGCGACAACCGCCATGAGTGAGTTTGTGGCGCGCCATGTGGGGCCACGACCCGCAAATATTCAGGCGATGTTGGCAGCGTTGGGGTATGACTCACTGGCTGACCTGATGAGGGCCACCGTGCCTGAGAGCATTCGCTTGACGCAGGGCCTGAGTTTAGAAGCGGGCCTCTCGGAAACTGAAGCGTTGGCCAAGTTGCGGGCGATCGCTAACCAAAATCAAGTGTGGCGGTCTTACCTGGGTTTGGGCTACGCCAACACCATCACGCCTCCGATGATTCAGCGCAACGTGTTGGAAAATCCCGGGTGGTATACCCAGTACACCCCTTATCAGCCCGAAATTTCTCAGGGGCGGTTAGAAGCCCTGCTGAATTATCAGACCATGGTGACCGATCTGACCGGGTTGGAAATTGCGAACGCCTCCCTGCTGGACGAAGGCACCGCTGCGGCTGAAGCCATGACCCTGAGCTTCAACGTTCGTAAGCAAAAAGCGGTCAAAACGTTTTGGGTCTCCGCTGACTGTCATCCCCAAACCATTGCCGTGGTGCAAACCCGCGCTTTGCCCTTGGGCATTGAAGTCGTCGTCGGCGACCATCGCAACTTTGACGGCGCGACGCCCGTTTTTGGTGCCCTGGTGTCTTATCCCGCCACGGATGGCGCGGTTTACGACTACACCGATTTCATTGAACAGGTTCATGCCCAACGCGCGTTGGTGACCGTCGCGGCGGATCTGCTGAGCCTGACGCTACTCAAATCACCCGGGGAAATGGGGGCCGATATTGCGGTGGGCAATACCCAGCGCTTTGGCGTGCCCTTAGGGTTTGGCGGTCCCCATGCGGCCTATTTCGCCACCCTGAACCAGTACGCCCGCAAACTCCCAGGGCGGCTCGTTGGGGTTTCTAAAGATCAGTACGACAAGCCCGCACTGCGATTAGCGCTGCAAACCCGCGAGCAACATATTCGGCGGGATGCCGCGACGAGTAATATCTGTACCGCGCAGGTGCTCTTAGCGGTGATTGCGGGGATGTATGCGGTCTATCACGGGCCGCAGGGCTTGCAGGCGATCGCCACCCGGATTCATCAGCACACCGTGACGCTGGCAACCGCCTTGCAGCAATCTGGGTTCGAGCTAGGGACAGAGCCCTATTTCGATACCCTGCGAGTGCATGTGGGCGATCGCCAAGCCGATATCCTCACCCGCGCCGCCAGTCAGCACATTAATCTTCGTCAACTGGACGCTGAAACTCTCGTTATTGCCCTCGATGAAACCACGACAGCGGCCGATGTGCGGGACCTGATTGCCGTATTTACAGAGCAAACGACGCTGCCGCCAGCAGTCGTTTCGCCCTTAGTTGATCACCCGTTGCAACGCACCAGTGCCTTTTTGACCCATCCCGTGTTCAACACGTACCACTCTGAGACAGAGATGCTGCGGTATATGCATCGTCTGCAATCCCGCGATTTGTCGCTTACGGCGGCGATGATTCCCCTGGGCTCTTGCACGATGAAGCTCAACGCGACAGCGGAAATGGTGCCCATCACCTGGCCCGAATTCGGGCAGATCCATCCGTTTGCCCCCTTAGCGCAAGCGCAGGGCTATCTGCAGCTATTTCAACAGCTAGAAGCTTGGCTATGTGAAATTACCGGATTTTCGGGTATTTCTTTGCAGCCCAATGCGGGAGCCCAGGGGGAGTATGCGGGCCTCTTGGTGATTCGGGAATATCATCAACAACGGGGACAGAGCGATCGCACCGTTTGCCTTATCCCCGAATCTGCCCATGGCACCAATCCGGCCAGCGCTGTCATGGCGGGGATGAAAGTCGTCGGCGTGAAATGTGACAGCCAGGGCAACGTTGATCTCGTCGATTTGCGGACGAAGGCTGAGAAGCACAGCGCCCAACTCGCTGCCCTCATGGTCACCTATCCCTCGACCCACGGCGTCTTTGAAGAAGGCATCCGCGAAATTTGTGACATCGTGCATACGCACGGCGGCCAAGTCTACATGGATGGGGCCAACATGAATGCTCAGGTCGGTCTCTGCCGTCCCGCAGACTTTGGCGCTGACGTCTGTCACCTAAATCTACACAAAACCTTCTGCATTCCCCATGGCGGCGGCGGCCCAGGAGTAGGTCCCATTGGCGTTCAAGCCCATCTGGTGCCGTATCTGCCGGGCCATAGCCTCGTGGAGACCGGGGCGGGACAACAGGCGATTGGTGCCGTTACCGCTGCCCCTTGGGGCAGTGCCAGCATCTTGCCGATTTCTTGGATGTACATTGCCATGATGGGGGCCGCTGGTCTGCAACACGCGACAGAAGTGGCCATTTTGAACGCTAATTACATTGCCCATCGGCTGGCTGAGCATTACGACATTCTCTATACCGGCAAGCACGGCTTGATTGCGCACGAATGCATTATTGATTTACGGCCTTTCCGCAAGTCGGCTGGGGTCACGGTGGAAGATGTGGCCAAACGCTTGATTGACTACGGTTTTCATCCCCCAACGATGTCCTGGCCAGTGGCGGGGACTTTGATGATTGAGCCGACAGAGAGCGAATCGCAAGCAGAACTAGACCGTTTTTGTGACGCCATGATTGCCATTCGAGGGGAAATTGAGGCGATCGCGACCGGGCAAATTGACGCTGAGCAAAATCCCCTGAAGTTGGCTCCACACACGGCTGAAGATCTGGTCGCCGCTTGGCAGCGACCCTACGATCGCCGTCAGGCTATCTTCCCCACCCGTTGGACTCAGGAAAACAAGTTCTGGCCTGCTGTTAACCGAATTGACCAGGCGTATGGCGATCGCAACCTCATGTGCGCTTGCCTGCCGATGGATGCTTATCGCGACTAA
- a CDS encoding fasciclin domain-containing protein gives MNIQSFSAKTLALAGVLGLGFVAPALADNHTMMEMEAEEAVEEMLPTASIVDIVSSVDEFSTLGAALEAAELTEALMGDGPFTVFAPPNEAFDALPDGILDVLLMPENQDILTDILTYHVVPGAVMSSDLETGLVETLEGTELPVVIEDDMVTVGDIPVVAVDIPATNGVIHVIDGVLAPAATVAELEAILAEMAEEEVVEEEVIIEEEVVVEEEVIVEEETVEPVPGLW, from the coding sequence ATGAATATTCAGTCATTTTCCGCAAAGACGTTAGCACTAGCGGGTGTTTTAGGCCTCGGCTTTGTGGCTCCGGCCTTGGCCGACAATCACACCATGATGGAAATGGAAGCCGAAGAAGCGGTTGAAGAAATGCTGCCGACAGCCAGCATTGTTGACATCGTCAGCAGCGTTGACGAGTTCAGCACCTTGGGCGCAGCTCTAGAAGCAGCAGAGCTGACTGAAGCCCTCATGGGAGATGGCCCATTTACCGTATTTGCTCCCCCCAACGAAGCCTTTGATGCACTGCCTGATGGCATCCTCGACGTGTTGTTGATGCCCGAAAACCAGGACATCTTGACCGACATTCTGACTTACCACGTTGTGCCTGGCGCAGTCATGTCTTCTGACCTTGAAACTGGCCTGGTAGAAACGTTGGAAGGAACTGAACTCCCCGTTGTCATCGAAGACGACATGGTAACCGTTGGCGATATTCCCGTCGTCGCAGTCGATATTCCCGCGACCAATGGCGTCATTCATGTCATTGACGGCGTTTTGGCTCCCGCCGCCACCGTCGCTGAGCTGGAAGCTATCTTGGCAGAAATGGCTGAAGAAGAAGTCGTCGAAGAAGAAGTGATCATCGAAGAAGAGGTCGTTGTCGAGGAAGAGGTGATCGTCGAGGAAGAGACTGTCGAGCCTGTTCCTGGCCTTTGGTAA
- a CDS encoding MBOAT family O-acyltransferase, which produces MLFNSPIFIFFFLPAVLSVFLLLKSLSARSDHHLQKRLPIIWLIFASLFFYGWWYPGNLAIILTSITLNYGLGILLNRNGFSAIVRKLLLVVGIGGNLLAIAYYKYAVFLVENANILLGQNFQVPSIVLPIAISFFTFQQIAYLVDAYAVRTEERNFINYVFFITFFPQLIAGPIVHHSDVLPQLSQTRWKVAIPEVMIGITIFIMGLFKKVVFADSIAEYATPVFNAASENIIPTFSEAWVGALAYTFQLYFDFSGYSDMAIGLAFMFGIRLPINFFSPYQAISITDFWRRWHITLSNFLRDYLYIPLGGNRKGNIRQGLNLMTTMLLGGLWHGAGWTFIFWGGLHGLALVINHQYRTIRKRLGHQIDRDSALLKLMGWSMTFIFVVIAWVYFRAENFTTANIILASMFGFNGIELPSTFQPLLGSFSNSGIGFSGFTAAIGLREKRALFWLFCLGMTAFIMPNTQEWMGRYTPVLKMPTQMGSLLTKRSWFELLRWHPNKVWSITIGFAAGICFLALNRISEFLYFQF; this is translated from the coding sequence ATGCTGTTTAACTCTCCAATATTCATATTCTTCTTTCTACCCGCCGTTCTCAGTGTCTTTCTACTGCTTAAGTCATTATCAGCAAGAAGCGACCATCATCTTCAGAAAAGATTGCCCATCATTTGGTTGATCTTTGCCTCGCTGTTTTTCTACGGATGGTGGTATCCCGGCAACTTAGCCATTATTCTGACATCAATAACCCTCAACTATGGTTTGGGCATACTTCTTAACCGTAATGGCTTTAGCGCCATCGTCAGAAAACTCTTACTGGTTGTCGGCATTGGCGGCAATTTACTGGCGATCGCTTACTACAAATATGCTGTTTTTTTAGTCGAAAACGCCAATATATTGCTGGGGCAGAACTTTCAAGTCCCAAGTATAGTTCTACCGATTGCAATCTCTTTTTTCACCTTTCAGCAAATTGCTTACTTGGTTGACGCTTATGCAGTGAGAACTGAGGAAAGGAACTTCATCAATTACGTCTTTTTCATTACATTTTTTCCTCAATTAATTGCAGGGCCTATTGTTCACCACAGTGATGTTTTACCCCAGCTTTCCCAAACTCGCTGGAAGGTTGCGATCCCAGAAGTCATGATCGGGATCACTATTTTCATCATGGGCCTCTTCAAAAAAGTCGTTTTTGCCGATAGCATCGCAGAGTATGCTACGCCTGTTTTCAATGCAGCTTCAGAGAACATCATTCCAACTTTTTCAGAAGCTTGGGTCGGCGCGCTGGCTTATACCTTTCAACTATATTTTGATTTTTCAGGCTATTCCGATATGGCAATCGGCCTAGCGTTTATGTTTGGCATACGTTTACCCATCAACTTTTTCTCGCCTTATCAAGCCATTAGCATCACTGATTTTTGGAGAAGGTGGCATATCACCCTCTCTAACTTCCTACGAGATTATCTTTACATTCCACTTGGGGGAAACCGCAAGGGCAACATCCGACAGGGACTCAACTTGATGACTACCATGTTGTTAGGAGGTCTGTGGCATGGAGCGGGTTGGACATTTATTTTTTGGGGTGGATTGCATGGTTTGGCCCTCGTCATCAACCACCAATACCGCACCATTCGAAAACGATTAGGGCATCAGATTGACCGCGACTCTGCCCTTCTCAAGCTAATGGGTTGGAGCATGACGTTTATATTCGTTGTCATTGCCTGGGTTTATTTCAGGGCCGAAAATTTTACAACTGCCAACATCATCCTGGCCTCAATGTTTGGCTTCAATGGGATTGAACTGCCCTCAACCTTTCAGCCACTTTTAGGCTCTTTCAGTAACTCTGGCATCGGCTTTTCAGGTTTTACAGCCGCGATCGGACTCCGGGAAAAACGAGCACTTTTTTGGCTTTTCTGTCTCGGCATGACAGCCTTCATCATGCCCAACACCCAAGAATGGATGGGACGATATACCCCTGTCCTAAAAATGCCCACCCAGATGGGTAGCCTACTCACCAAAAGATCATGGTTTGAGCTGTTGCGCTGGCATCCCAATAAAGTTTGGTCGATAACTATAGGTTTTGCTGCCGGTATTTGTTTCCTGGCCCTCAACCGCATTAGTGAGTTCTTGTACTTTCAATTCTAG
- a CDS encoding L,D-transpeptidase: MAIQRASIHPAMMAANARPSWLYLGMGIISTLVSSSGAAWATAQPLNLPDTAAPMVLSSVAVPAAIDDPSLFLPTPSERLTLLVLKLSERRLYGYQGDRQVVSYPVAVGRADWETPTGNFTVLQRQQHPTWQHPFTRELVPPGPDNPLGARWIGFWTDGNNAIGFHGTPDEHLIGQAVSHGCVRMRNADVIALYDRIRIGTRVIVQP, translated from the coding sequence ATGGCAATCCAGAGAGCGAGTATTCACCCAGCCATGATGGCCGCTAATGCGCGACCATCATGGCTTTATCTTGGGATGGGTATCATTAGCACCCTCGTCAGTAGTAGCGGTGCAGCCTGGGCAACGGCACAACCGCTGAATTTGCCCGATACGGCTGCGCCGATGGTGCTGTCTTCGGTCGCTGTGCCTGCAGCCATTGATGACCCTAGTCTGTTTTTACCCACGCCCAGTGAGCGCCTGACATTACTGGTGCTCAAGCTCTCAGAACGACGACTCTATGGATATCAGGGCGATCGCCAAGTCGTGAGCTACCCAGTAGCGGTTGGGCGAGCCGACTGGGAAACCCCTACGGGTAATTTCACCGTGTTGCAACGACAACAACATCCCACCTGGCAACATCCTTTCACCCGAGAGCTAGTCCCCCCCGGGCCAGATAACCCCCTCGGCGCCCGCTGGATTGGCTTTTGGACCGATGGCAATAATGCGATCGGGTTTCACGGCACCCCCGATGAGCATCTCATCGGCCAAGCCGTCTCCCATGGCTGCGTCCGCATGCGCAATGCCGATGTCATTGCGCTGTATGACCGCATTCGCATTGGTACGCGAGTCATCGTTCAACCGTAA
- a CDS encoding phosphate-starvation-inducible PsiE family protein produces MARQSPSWFRKLLRNWEDETFLKRLSQVEGIVSKVLSIAMVIVILVTVTDLAIVLYQSLMVTDSAGFFTTTLTEIFGLFLSVLIALEILENITAYIRRHVVQVELVIATALTAVGRKLIILDLEKVPGVSLIGLALALIALSISYYIVRVVHR; encoded by the coding sequence ATGGCACGGCAATCCCCCTCATGGTTTCGCAAGCTTCTGCGCAACTGGGAAGACGAAACCTTCCTCAAGCGCTTAAGCCAGGTTGAAGGCATTGTTTCGAAAGTGTTGTCAATCGCGATGGTGATCGTCATCCTCGTAACGGTCACTGATTTGGCGATCGTGCTCTACCAATCGCTCATGGTCACCGACAGCGCTGGCTTTTTTACCACGACCCTGACAGAAATTTTCGGGCTCTTTCTCAGTGTTTTGATTGCCCTAGAGATCCTAGAAAACATCACCGCTTACATTCGACGACACGTTGTACAAGTCGAACTCGTGATCGCCACCGCCCTCACCGCCGTTGGCCGGAAGCTCATAATTTTAGATTTAGAAAAAGTGCCCGGCGTCAGCCTAATTGGACTCGCTCTCGCCTTAATTGCCCTTTCTATCAGCTACTACATTGTCCGCGTTGTTCACCGTTAA
- a CDS encoding polysaccharide biosynthesis protein, with amino-acid sequence MSRLPSIYRLAQVALDAIVAILALFLAFFVRFEGTLPAQYWPLVEGILLVGIPARLLINWAFGVYRQIWRLFSLRDFWALFQAGSFYSLSLILLARLLLPKVIALPVLPLGVAVMDWGFCLAGMTCIRFLRSWQTPSTKGKHRLSTAQTKRLLLLGAGRAGAQIVRETRQNDRFNFQVVGFLDDDRSKLGRQVEGIQVLDKISQLVSWTNRLAVDEVLITMPSAPSDRIQRAVNLAKLEGIPIKIVPPMQELLSDRSLTRQIRDIRLEDLLGRPEVLLDFNQKLSNDFPSATEQIQDHVVLVTGAGGTIGSELCRQLARLQPRQLILVGRGENSIFHIDRELRQTFPNLEVVPVIADVRDTARIQKILRHFQPQVIFHAAAHKHVPLMEQNPTEAIENNTIASAKLALLADQMGVQTFVLISTDKAVAPTSFMGLSKRLAELLVSGVARQSQTRFLSVRFGNVLGSRGSVVLIFQEQIARGGPVTVTDPTMTRFFMTTPEATRLVLQSLAVGKTGQILVLDMGEPMRIYTLAEQLIRLEGYVPERDIKIQTTGIRPGEKLHEALVDEDEELCSTPHPRLNCLNKKQLHYLPVDFTLEQIETILKSEQLECLWQLLSPNFSSIAPHERAVDNTLN; translated from the coding sequence ATGTCTCGTTTGCCATCTATTTATCGTCTTGCGCAGGTCGCTTTGGACGCGATCGTGGCCATTCTCGCACTATTTTTGGCCTTTTTTGTGCGCTTTGAAGGCACTTTGCCAGCTCAATATTGGCCCTTGGTAGAAGGCATCTTACTCGTAGGAATACCCGCTCGCCTCCTGATTAATTGGGCCTTTGGGGTTTATCGCCAGATTTGGCGGCTATTCAGCCTACGAGACTTTTGGGCACTATTTCAAGCTGGGAGTTTTTACTCTTTATCGCTAATTTTATTAGCCCGCCTCCTGTTGCCAAAAGTCATTGCACTCCCTGTGCTACCGCTAGGAGTAGCCGTGATGGACTGGGGATTCTGTCTGGCTGGCATGACCTGCATTCGATTTTTACGCTCGTGGCAAACCCCATCAACTAAAGGCAAGCATCGCCTATCCACGGCTCAGACCAAACGACTTTTACTCCTGGGGGCAGGGCGAGCCGGAGCCCAAATCGTGCGCGAAACTCGCCAGAACGATCGCTTCAATTTTCAGGTCGTGGGCTTCTTGGATGATGACCGCAGCAAGCTCGGACGCCAGGTCGAAGGCATTCAAGTCCTAGACAAAATCAGCCAGCTAGTGAGTTGGACCAACCGCTTAGCGGTCGATGAGGTTTTGATTACCATGCCCTCAGCCCCCAGCGATCGCATTCAGCGAGCCGTCAACCTGGCCAAACTCGAGGGCATTCCCATTAAAATTGTGCCGCCTATGCAAGAACTGCTGAGCGATCGCAGTCTCACCCGGCAAATTCGTGACATTCGCCTAGAAGATCTGCTCGGGCGCCCGGAAGTTCTGCTGGACTTTAATCAAAAACTCTCCAATGACTTTCCTTCCGCAACCGAACAAATTCAAGACCACGTTGTGCTCGTCACAGGAGCCGGCGGCACCATCGGCTCAGAACTCTGTCGCCAACTAGCCCGACTCCAACCCAGGCAACTGATTCTGGTGGGGCGCGGTGAAAACAGCATCTTTCATATCGATCGCGAACTCCGACAAACTTTCCCAAATTTAGAAGTTGTCCCCGTCATTGCCGACGTCCGCGACACTGCCCGCATTCAGAAGATCTTGCGTCATTTTCAGCCACAGGTGATTTTTCACGCAGCGGCCCATAAACATGTACCGCTCATGGAGCAAAATCCCACAGAAGCCATTGAAAACAACACCATTGCCTCCGCCAAACTTGCTTTATTAGCTGACCAGATGGGTGTGCAGACCTTTGTACTGATCTCCACCGACAAGGCCGTTGCCCCCACCAGTTTTATGGGCCTGAGTAAACGCCTCGCCGAACTTTTGGTTAGCGGCGTTGCGCGGCAAAGCCAAACACGCTTTTTGTCGGTGCGCTTCGGGAATGTGCTCGGTAGCCGAGGCAGCGTGGTGCTTATTTTTCAAGAACAAATTGCGCGCGGTGGTCCAGTGACGGTTACTGATCCCACCATGACTCGCTTCTTCATGACGACACCAGAAGCCACTCGTCTCGTCCTACAAAGCTTAGCCGTCGGCAAAACCGGACAAATACTGGTGCTGGATATGGGAGAACCCATGCGGATTTATACCTTGGCAGAGCAACTCATTCGCTTAGAAGGCTACGTTCCAGAAAGAGATATCAAAATCCAGACCACCGGCATTCGTCCCGGCGAAAAACTCCATGAAGCGCTCGTCGATGAGGATGAAGAGCTGTGCAGCACTCCTCATCCTCGCCTGAATTGTCTCAACAAGAAGCAATTACACTACCTACCCGTAGACTTCACCCTGGAACAAATTGAAACCATTCTCAAGTCTGAACAACTAGAGTGTCTTTGGCAGTTATTATCTCCTAATTTTTCATCCATTGCCCCACACGAAAGAGCCGTGGATAACACCTTAAACTAA
- a CDS encoding L,D-transpeptidase yields the protein MLLATAVVAPSAQAEVLTASLDPVHLDLDYTTERTPIAAGTEYALGRRDDHLPAYIPKADRIILKLGERRVYVYDGDRVLDSYPVAIGAPGTPTPTGQFEIFQMIENPVWQSPWTGEVFAPGANSALGLRWIGFAEMSNGIIGFHGTPTVSSIGRAASNGCVRLRNEDVLALYSHVRMGMTVVVEP from the coding sequence ATGTTGTTGGCTACTGCCGTCGTCGCCCCGAGCGCTCAAGCAGAAGTTCTGACAGCTTCGCTTGACCCTGTTCATTTAGATCTTGACTACACCACTGAGCGCACCCCCATCGCTGCCGGTACCGAGTATGCTCTCGGTCGCCGTGATGACCATTTGCCAGCCTACATTCCCAAAGCAGACCGCATCATTTTGAAGCTGGGTGAACGGCGAGTATATGTGTACGATGGCGATCGCGTCCTTGACAGTTATCCTGTCGCCATTGGGGCTCCGGGGACACCGACCCCAACGGGACAGTTTGAAATTTTCCAGATGATTGAAAATCCGGTTTGGCAGAGCCCCTGGACAGGAGAAGTCTTTGCCCCTGGTGCCAATAGTGCATTAGGTCTCCGCTGGATTGGCTTTGCCGAAATGTCGAACGGCATTATTGGTTTTCACGGTACGCCAACCGTTTCTTCCATTGGTCGTGCCGCTTCTAACGGCTGCGTACGACTGCGCAACGAAGACGTCTTGGCGCTCTACAGCCACGTGCGCATGGGCATGACTGTAGTCGTTGAGCCATAG
- a CDS encoding META domain-containing protein, with protein MKGLVKSGWGRSMALALMLGSSVSAIALPGAAQSLPVLPISPLTVSMMMPHPLEQQVWQLVSYRDATGETVMAWVDSAATMQFEAGQVTGTTGCNRFFSAYTLAGSELAIAPGGSTLMACFPEALAQQESAILAGMATVASYEVVADELRLLDSAGDVVFTLAPQVAASLTQTDWMLTSYNNGRGGLVTPLLDTTITATFDDAGLVSGTAGCNTYRAHFEATTETLQIGPAASTRRLCQVPEGTMTQEQDFLALLADVSEYEIVGNQLTLLNAAGTVLAEFSTATAAM; from the coding sequence ATGAAAGGTTTAGTGAAATCTGGTTGGGGGCGTTCGATGGCGTTAGCCCTCATGTTGGGGAGTAGTGTCTCGGCGATCGCGCTCCCTGGCGCGGCGCAGTCTCTGCCGGTTTTGCCCATTTCACCGTTAACGGTCAGCATGATGATGCCCCATCCCCTAGAACAACAAGTTTGGCAGTTGGTGAGTTATCGCGATGCGACTGGTGAGACGGTCATGGCGTGGGTCGATAGTGCCGCGACGATGCAATTTGAAGCGGGGCAAGTGACGGGCACCACGGGCTGCAATCGCTTTTTTAGTGCTTACACCCTGGCGGGCAGTGAGCTGGCGATCGCGCCGGGCGGCAGCACCCTTATGGCCTGTTTCCCGGAAGCGTTGGCCCAGCAAGAATCGGCGATTTTGGCCGGAATGGCGACAGTGGCCAGTTATGAGGTCGTCGCAGACGAGCTACGTTTGCTCGATAGTGCAGGCGATGTTGTGTTCACTTTGGCTCCACAAGTCGCGGCCTCATTGACCCAAACTGACTGGATGTTGACCAGCTACAACAATGGCCGGGGTGGATTGGTAACGCCATTGCTGGACACGACAATTACCGCGACCTTTGATGATGCGGGGTTAGTGAGCGGAACGGCGGGGTGTAACACCTATCGGGCGCACTTTGAGGCCACTACTGAGACGTTACAGATTGGGCCAGCTGCCAGCACGCGCCGTCTTTGCCAGGTGCCGGAGGGCACCATGACTCAGGAACAAGACTTTTTAGCGCTGCTGGCAGACGTGTCAGAGTATGAAATCGTTGGTAATCAGCTCACGCTGTTGAATGCGGCAGGCACCGTTTTAGCGGAATTTTCGACCGCTACAGCAGCGATGTAA